A DNA window from Corallococcus soli contains the following coding sequences:
- a CDS encoding YqaA family protein has product MSSIDPSVPPPQTPPAPTVAPADAPKVSWYRRLYLRVEAAASTPHALATMVAVSVVDGSVFPIPPFAILIPMVLAQPKKWVRYCLLGTLASLVGGLIGYGLGAFVGEGITQLLNIDLDVRVDRFGVSGTVGELLGRNFWVLALLCSILPTPFKIVAIGSGLVSVPLEQFLVASVIGRSVRFFLVGSVVRFFGPTARKWLRV; this is encoded by the coding sequence ATGTCTTCAATCGACCCGTCCGTTCCGCCCCCCCAGACCCCTCCGGCCCCGACCGTGGCTCCCGCCGACGCGCCCAAGGTGTCCTGGTATCGCCGGCTGTACCTGCGCGTGGAAGCCGCCGCCTCCACGCCCCACGCGCTGGCCACGATGGTGGCGGTGTCCGTGGTGGACGGGTCCGTCTTCCCCATCCCGCCCTTCGCCATCCTGATTCCCATGGTGCTCGCCCAGCCGAAGAAGTGGGTGCGCTACTGCCTGCTGGGCACCCTGGCGAGCCTGGTGGGCGGCCTCATCGGCTACGGGCTGGGCGCGTTCGTGGGGGAGGGCATCACGCAGCTGTTGAACATCGACCTGGACGTGCGCGTGGACCGCTTCGGCGTGTCCGGCACGGTGGGCGAGCTGCTGGGGCGCAACTTCTGGGTGCTGGCGCTGCTGTGCTCCATCCTGCCCACGCCGTTCAAGATCGTCGCCATTGGCAGCGGGCTGGTGTCCGTGCCGCTGGAGCAGTTCCTGGTGGCGTCCGTCATCGGCCGCTCGGTGCGCTTCTTCCTGGTGGGCAGCGTGGTGCGCTTCTTCGGGCCCACCGCGCGCAAGTGGCTGCGCGTCTGA
- a CDS encoding MASE1 domain-containing protein, translated as MQARHQARVAAALQGGGLVEVIALAGVYLAAARAGLSLAAEGSHISAVWLPSGVALGGLLLWGVSRWPAVLLGAWTVALALDVSPLVGLGVAAGATLEAVLGALLLRRVACSRELHRVRDVVWLGGGAALCALLGSGLGSLSLVLGGLVPHAQWAASAWLWWMSNLLGMVLVTPPLLLLFGSWRARWNWTWETWVLPATMVAVCVGVFAFPQPGSGQAHALTFLLFPLSAWAALRCGPRGAALSSLFIALAAIAGTARGLGPFYTVDLLPRGLVVLQLFIGITSLTGLLLAAARAERREAVEMLELLATTVRAVHEGVLICEVREPGVLNTVFVNEALCALVGRRREELVGTAPGALLASPDVSEPRQLEDALREERSLRAEVVLQRPDGTRVWSEMQLSPVRANGEAVTHFVATHRDVTATKELQARLVAAERVAAVGTLAAGVGHEINNPLAYLALNLEAAQRSLAAEGAGAPAGVRDALGSVRGAQEGAERIRLIVRDLRVFSREESPEHGLVDLNALVPPAVRVVLHALRPRARLVESFGKVPRVLGSEARLGQVLLNLLVNAMQAIPEGDPGRHEVRVRTRTDATGHACVEVEDTGGGIPPDVLPRIFDPFFTTKGNEEGTGLGLAICHQIIRAHGGELRVHSVPGQGATFTLLLPPATVRSAGPSPVMASSSRQAARGAEAEEAGLPASSCGRRGRVLIVDDEPRLAQSMRLLLEPFHDVVIVTDGEAALARVGQGESFDVVLCDLQMPGMDGIAVYRRLVAQAPALVSRLVFISGGASSPEGRVFVETVANRVLEKPVRPDVLLATVEATLAGGGPPEVAARGAVGGARRG; from the coding sequence ATCCAAGCTCGGCATCAGGCCCGTGTGGCGGCGGCGCTCCAGGGTGGAGGCCTGGTGGAGGTCATCGCGCTCGCGGGCGTTTACCTCGCGGCCGCGCGCGCCGGCCTGTCGCTGGCCGCGGAGGGCAGCCACATCAGCGCCGTCTGGCTGCCGTCGGGCGTGGCGCTGGGGGGGCTGCTGCTGTGGGGCGTGTCGCGCTGGCCCGCGGTGCTCCTGGGCGCGTGGACGGTGGCGCTCGCGCTGGACGTGTCCCCCCTGGTGGGCCTGGGCGTCGCCGCCGGGGCCACGCTGGAGGCCGTGCTGGGGGCCCTGCTGCTGCGCCGGGTGGCGTGCTCGCGGGAGCTGCACCGCGTGCGCGACGTCGTGTGGCTGGGCGGCGGGGCCGCGCTGTGCGCGCTGCTGGGCTCCGGGCTGGGCTCGCTGAGCCTGGTGCTGGGGGGCCTGGTGCCCCACGCGCAGTGGGCGGCCTCCGCGTGGCTGTGGTGGATGTCGAACCTGCTGGGCATGGTGCTGGTGACGCCGCCGCTGCTGCTGCTGTTCGGGTCCTGGCGCGCGCGCTGGAACTGGACGTGGGAGACGTGGGTGCTGCCGGCGACGATGGTGGCGGTGTGCGTGGGCGTCTTCGCCTTCCCTCAGCCGGGCTCCGGTCAGGCGCACGCGCTGACGTTCCTGCTCTTCCCGCTGTCGGCCTGGGCGGCCTTGCGCTGCGGGCCCCGGGGCGCGGCGCTGTCGTCGCTGTTCATCGCGCTGGCGGCCATCGCCGGCACGGCGCGGGGGCTGGGGCCGTTCTACACGGTGGACCTGCTGCCGCGCGGGCTGGTGGTGCTCCAGCTCTTCATCGGCATCACCTCGCTGACGGGCCTGCTGCTCGCGGCCGCGCGCGCCGAGCGCCGCGAGGCGGTGGAGATGCTGGAGCTGCTCGCCACCACCGTGCGCGCGGTGCACGAAGGCGTGCTCATCTGCGAGGTGCGCGAGCCGGGCGTGCTGAACACGGTGTTCGTCAACGAGGCCCTGTGCGCGCTGGTGGGCCGGCGACGCGAGGAACTGGTGGGCACCGCGCCCGGGGCGCTGCTGGCGTCGCCCGACGTCAGCGAACCGCGCCAACTGGAGGATGCGCTGCGCGAGGAGCGCTCGCTGCGCGCGGAGGTGGTGCTGCAGCGGCCGGACGGCACGCGCGTCTGGAGCGAGATGCAGCTGTCCCCGGTGCGCGCCAATGGCGAGGCCGTGACGCACTTCGTGGCCACCCACCGCGACGTCACCGCGACGAAGGAGCTCCAGGCGCGGCTGGTGGCCGCCGAGCGCGTGGCCGCCGTGGGCACGCTGGCCGCGGGCGTGGGCCATGAAATCAACAACCCGCTGGCCTACCTGGCGCTGAACCTGGAGGCCGCCCAGCGCAGCCTCGCGGCAGAGGGCGCCGGGGCCCCCGCGGGCGTGCGCGACGCGCTGGGCAGCGTGCGCGGGGCGCAGGAGGGCGCCGAGCGCATCCGCCTCATCGTGAGGGACCTGCGGGTGTTCAGCCGCGAGGAGTCCCCCGAGCACGGGCTGGTGGACCTGAACGCGCTGGTGCCGCCCGCGGTGCGCGTGGTGCTGCACGCGCTCAGGCCCCGCGCGCGGCTGGTGGAGTCGTTCGGGAAGGTGCCCCGGGTGCTGGGCAGCGAGGCGCGGCTGGGGCAGGTGCTGCTCAACCTGCTGGTGAACGCCATGCAGGCCATCCCGGAGGGCGACCCCGGCCGCCACGAGGTGCGCGTGCGCACCCGCACGGACGCGACCGGCCACGCCTGCGTGGAGGTGGAGGATACCGGCGGGGGCATCCCCCCGGACGTGCTGCCGCGCATCTTCGACCCGTTCTTCACCACCAAGGGCAACGAGGAGGGCACCGGCCTGGGGCTCGCCATCTGCCATCAGATCATCCGCGCGCACGGCGGCGAGCTGCGCGTGCACAGCGTGCCGGGACAGGGGGCCACCTTCACGCTGCTGCTTCCGCCCGCGACCGTGCGGAGCGCGGGGCCCTCACCGGTGATGGCGTCCTCCTCCCGTCAGGCCGCTCGCGGCGCGGAGGCGGAGGAGGCCGGGCTCCCGGCGTCCTCCTGTGGGCGGCGGGGACGGGTGCTCATCGTGGACGACGAGCCCCGGCTGGCGCAGTCCATGCGCCTGTTGCTGGAGCCCTTCCACGACGTCGTCATCGTCACGGACGGCGAGGCCGCGCTGGCGCGGGTGGGGCAGGGCGAGTCCTTCGACGTGGTGCTGTGCGACCTGCAGATGCCGGGCATGGACGGCATCGCGGTGTACCGGCGGCTGGTGGCCCAGGCGCCCGCGCTGGTGTCCCGGCTGGTGTTCATCTCCGGCGGCGCGTCCTCCCCGGAGGGGCGCGTCTTCGTGGAGACGGTGGCCAACCGCGTGCTGGAGAAGCCCGTGCGCCCGGACGTGCTGCTGGCCACGGTGGAGGCCACGCTGGCGGGCGGCGGGCCTCCGGAGGTGGCGGCGCGGGGCGCGGTGGGCGGCGCGCGCCGAGGCTAG
- a CDS encoding cold-shock protein: protein MASGTVKWFNDAKGFGFITQDSGGPDVFCHHSAIVADGFRSLAEGQKVEFEVKKGPKGLQAENVRPV from the coding sequence ATGGCAAGCGGTACGGTGAAGTGGTTCAATGATGCGAAGGGCTTCGGTTTCATCACGCAGGACAGTGGTGGGCCGGATGTGTTCTGCCACCACTCGGCGATCGTGGCGGATGGCTTCCGCAGCCTGGCCGAGGGCCAGAAGGTGGAGTTCGAAGTGAAGAAGGGCCCCAAGGGTCTGCAGGCGGAGAACGTCCGTCCGGTCTGA
- a CDS encoding fatty acid desaturase family protein, whose translation MTNPTRVTFGQRDASFAEDLKRRVSEYFETRNLSQRANGAMYVKALAILGFTFGVYGLLLSGWFGPWAMLGLAVLMGVGIAGIGFCVGHDGVHGSYSDNARVNSVVGLAFDLIGANSYMWRITHNVLHHTYTNIQDMDEDLTVSPQLRLSPHSEWKPYHRAQHLYAFLAYSLTTVFWVFAKDYKYFFQKDLGPYKDKKHAPAEWARLIGMKAVYYGWTLVIPWMVLNVTWWQFAVGLLAMHMTAGFILGIVFQLAHIVEDTAFPLPDPNGTVEDAWMVHQLRTTANFARKNRLLSWYVGGLNYQIEHHLFPKVCSIHYPALSEIVQATAKEHGLPYPESETFLGAVGSHYRMLKQLGRAPAAATEPKLAVAA comes from the coding sequence GTGACCAATCCCACCCGTGTGACCTTCGGCCAGCGCGATGCGTCCTTCGCGGAGGACCTCAAGCGTCGGGTCTCCGAATACTTCGAGACCCGGAACCTGTCCCAGCGGGCCAACGGCGCCATGTACGTGAAGGCCCTGGCCATCCTGGGCTTCACCTTCGGCGTCTACGGGCTGCTGCTGTCGGGGTGGTTCGGTCCGTGGGCCATGCTGGGGCTGGCGGTGCTGATGGGCGTGGGCATCGCGGGCATCGGCTTCTGCGTGGGCCACGACGGCGTGCACGGCTCCTACAGCGACAACGCGCGGGTGAACTCCGTGGTGGGCCTGGCGTTCGACCTCATCGGGGCGAACAGCTACATGTGGCGCATCACCCACAACGTCCTGCACCACACGTACACGAACATCCAGGACATGGACGAGGACCTGACGGTCAGCCCGCAGCTGCGGCTGTCGCCGCATTCCGAGTGGAAGCCGTACCACCGGGCGCAGCACCTGTACGCGTTCCTGGCCTACTCGCTGACGACCGTCTTCTGGGTGTTCGCCAAGGACTACAAGTACTTCTTCCAGAAGGACCTGGGCCCCTACAAGGACAAGAAGCACGCGCCGGCCGAGTGGGCGCGCCTCATTGGCATGAAGGCCGTGTACTACGGCTGGACGCTGGTGATTCCGTGGATGGTCCTGAACGTCACCTGGTGGCAGTTCGCGGTGGGCCTGCTCGCCATGCACATGACCGCGGGCTTCATCCTGGGCATCGTCTTCCAGCTGGCCCACATCGTGGAGGACACCGCCTTCCCCCTGCCGGACCCGAACGGCACGGTGGAGGACGCGTGGATGGTGCACCAGCTGCGCACCACGGCGAACTTCGCCCGCAAGAACCGGCTGCTGAGCTGGTACGTGGGCGGGCTCAACTACCAGATCGAGCACCACCTGTTCCCCAAGGTGTGCAGCATCCACTACCCGGCGCTGAGCGAAATCGTGCAGGCCACCGCGAAGGAGCACGGCCTGCCCTACCCGGAGTCGGAGACCTTCCTGGGCGCGGTGGGTTCGCACTACCGGATGCTCAAGCAGCTGGGCCGCGCGCCGGCGGCCGCCACCGAGCCGAAGCTGGCCGTGGCCGCCTGA
- a CDS encoding HAD family hydrolase gives MPLGAVLFDLDGTLVDSLGDIAAAMNHALEQHGLPPHPEAAYLRFVGEGVSQLAHRATGGADPALQGRVLATYHGHYDAHLFDRTRPYPGVVDVLQALAADGVRLGVLSNKSDDFVKRLAARLLPGVSFAAVYGERPGIPRKPDPTAALALAAELGVAPAACGFVGDTSVDMDTAKAAGMYGVGVTWGFRPAELEAHGAKAVVSSAADLLAALRSA, from the coding sequence ATGCCCCTTGGCGCCGTGCTCTTCGACCTGGATGGGACGCTGGTGGACTCGCTGGGGGACATCGCCGCGGCGATGAACCACGCCCTGGAGCAGCACGGCCTGCCCCCGCACCCGGAGGCCGCCTACCTGCGCTTCGTGGGGGAGGGCGTGTCGCAGCTCGCGCACCGGGCCACCGGCGGGGCGGACCCCGCGCTCCAGGGCCGGGTGCTGGCCACCTACCACGGCCACTATGACGCGCACCTGTTCGACCGCACGCGCCCCTACCCGGGCGTGGTGGACGTGCTCCAGGCGCTCGCGGCGGACGGCGTGCGGCTGGGCGTGCTCAGCAACAAGTCCGACGACTTCGTGAAGCGGCTGGCCGCGCGGCTCCTGCCCGGGGTGTCCTTCGCGGCCGTGTATGGGGAGCGGCCGGGCATCCCCCGCAAGCCGGACCCCACGGCGGCGCTGGCGCTGGCGGCGGAGCTGGGCGTGGCGCCCGCCGCGTGCGGCTTCGTGGGGGACACCTCCGTGGACATGGACACCGCGAAGGCGGCGGGCATGTACGGCGTGGGCGTCACCTGGGGCTTCCGGCCGGCGGAGCTGGAGGCGCACGGGGCGAAGGCCGTCGTGTCCTCGGCGGCGGACCTGCTGGCCGCGCTGCGCAGCGCCTGA
- a CDS encoding ExbD/TolR family protein has product MGIKVPGKRYGKRLEHSKVFGHGGGHGKKNGNADLLITPLVDMFVIIVLFLIANFSATGEVLMMTKDIVLPEAVNVKEVEMHPVVMVSNDQVSVSGTIVGRVEDLTKDEYLNIPALEEKLRDMKKQFEDLHSMAGGTETFKGDVNIQANKDVQFKVIKRVMFSCATAGYNNINFAVIQAGGEKTAALAH; this is encoded by the coding sequence ATGGGTATCAAGGTTCCGGGCAAGCGGTACGGCAAGCGGCTGGAGCACTCCAAGGTCTTTGGCCACGGCGGTGGGCACGGCAAGAAGAACGGGAACGCGGATCTGCTCATCACGCCTCTCGTCGACATGTTCGTCATCATCGTGCTCTTCCTCATCGCGAACTTCTCCGCGACGGGCGAGGTGCTGATGATGACCAAGGACATCGTCCTTCCCGAAGCGGTCAACGTGAAGGAAGTGGAGATGCACCCGGTGGTGATGGTGTCCAACGACCAGGTCAGCGTGTCGGGCACCATCGTCGGCCGGGTGGAGGACCTCACCAAGGACGAGTACCTCAACATCCCCGCGCTGGAAGAGAAGCTGCGGGACATGAAGAAGCAGTTCGAGGACCTCCACTCCATGGCGGGTGGCACGGAGACCTTCAAGGGTGACGTGAACATCCAGGCCAACAAGGACGTTCAGTTCAAGGTCATCAAGCGCGTGATGTTCAGCTGCGCCACGGCGGGCTACAACAACATCAACTTCGCCGTCATCCAGGCCGGTGGTGAGAAGACCGCCGCCCTCGCGCACTAG
- a CDS encoding ExbD/TolR family protein, with protein sequence MAGGMDLGTGGKGGKKPLDTAINMVPFIDLMAVTISFLIMTAVWTQIGRLQVSQAGGASSDEQQEEEKTKTVQLTLLVSPTEMRLTADQSAFDPIPLTRDDKGRPDLTKLVARFKELKAQLPDQAAITLQTEDLVRYEDLVRIIDECIGSGLPQVSVSAAMG encoded by the coding sequence ATGGCCGGCGGAATGGATCTGGGCACAGGTGGGAAGGGTGGCAAGAAGCCACTCGACACCGCCATCAACATGGTGCCCTTCATCGACCTGATGGCAGTGACCATCAGCTTCCTCATCATGACGGCGGTCTGGACCCAGATCGGCCGTCTCCAGGTGTCGCAGGCCGGCGGAGCCTCTTCGGACGAGCAGCAGGAGGAGGAGAAGACCAAGACGGTCCAGCTCACCCTCCTGGTGTCTCCCACGGAGATGCGGCTCACCGCCGACCAGAGCGCCTTCGACCCCATTCCCCTCACCCGGGATGACAAGGGCCGGCCGGACCTGACCAAGCTGGTGGCGCGCTTCAAGGAATTGAAGGCGCAGCTGCCGGATCAGGCCGCCATCACCCTCCAGACCGAGGACCTGGTCCGCTACGAGGACCTGGTTCGCATCATCGACGAGTGCATTGGCTCTGGGTTGCCCCAGGTGTCCGTGTCCGCGGCGATGGGCTAA
- a CDS encoding MotA/TolQ/ExbB proton channel family protein, translating to MNLGFVTNLSILANAGGSNETFMQELGRRWESGQAGMYPIALCLVVALAIIIERSIVLFGKASINKEGFLRGLKKHIYAGDLDKAINYVAGQKNTPLTNVVKAGLMNVPKGQEEVQAALDEASLRETPKLEARTGYLAMLGNAAMLAGLLGTVNGLITCFEAVANVNPADKATILANGISEAMNCTGFGLLTAIPALVAFSVLMGRTQGIINDINETSVSVLNLIVANRDKFKNLNIPAAAHAHAEE from the coding sequence ATGAACCTGGGGTTTGTGACCAATCTGTCCATTCTTGCCAACGCAGGCGGCAGCAATGAGACGTTCATGCAGGAGCTGGGTCGCCGCTGGGAGTCCGGTCAGGCGGGCATGTACCCCATCGCGCTGTGCCTCGTGGTGGCGCTCGCCATCATCATCGAGCGCAGCATCGTCCTGTTCGGCAAGGCTTCCATCAACAAGGAAGGCTTCCTGCGCGGGCTGAAGAAGCACATCTACGCGGGCGACCTGGACAAGGCCATCAACTACGTGGCCGGCCAGAAGAACACGCCGCTGACGAACGTCGTCAAGGCCGGCCTGATGAACGTCCCCAAGGGCCAGGAAGAGGTCCAGGCGGCGCTCGACGAGGCCAGCCTGCGTGAGACGCCGAAGCTGGAGGCGCGCACGGGCTACCTGGCGATGCTCGGCAACGCGGCCATGCTCGCCGGCCTGCTCGGGACGGTGAACGGTCTCATCACCTGCTTCGAGGCCGTGGCGAACGTGAACCCGGCCGACAAGGCGACCATTCTCGCGAACGGTATTTCTGAAGCCATGAACTGCACGGGCTTCGGTCTGCTGACCGCCATCCCGGCGCTGGTGGCCTTCTCCGTGCTGATGGGCCGCACCCAGGGCATCATCAACGACATCAATGAGACCAGCGTCTCCGTGCTGAACCTCATCGTGGCCAACCGCGACAAGTTCAAGAACCTGAACATCCCGGCCGCCGCCCACGCGCACGCCGAGGAGTAG
- a CDS encoding general secretion pathway protein GspE, with translation MARKRIGELLVEQGAITPAQLEAGLTAQRQTRQRLGVTLIGQGAITEATLAQALSEALGMPQVDLAAITPDWAAVHLLRARFCEQHDLFPFALESVGGRRQLVVAMADPLNLTAIEEIEFTSGLKVSGRVTALSAVRGAILRYYHKVPVAAGPRAGATGPAPARPARPAPPPARAPVPVDDDEEVIVGEELPASEKTQRTSLADLIREREEQAKRRRGGGAGTAAAGEKPKAPAGGVLDDLDYLFGQAAREEPDRLEELERRFWALMRIMARKGLLTNEEFRRELDDEAGEG, from the coding sequence ATGGCCAGGAAGCGCATCGGGGAGCTGCTGGTGGAACAGGGCGCGATCACGCCCGCCCAGCTTGAGGCAGGACTCACGGCCCAGCGGCAGACGCGGCAGCGGCTGGGGGTGACGCTCATCGGGCAAGGCGCCATCACGGAGGCGACGCTCGCCCAGGCGCTGAGTGAAGCGCTGGGGATGCCCCAGGTGGACCTGGCGGCGATCACACCGGACTGGGCGGCGGTGCACCTGCTGCGCGCGCGCTTCTGCGAACAGCACGACCTGTTCCCCTTCGCGTTGGAGAGCGTGGGGGGCCGGCGCCAGCTGGTGGTGGCCATGGCGGATCCGCTCAACCTCACCGCCATTGAAGAGATTGAGTTCACCAGCGGCCTGAAGGTCAGCGGCCGGGTGACGGCGCTGTCCGCCGTGCGCGGCGCCATCCTGCGCTACTACCACAAGGTGCCCGTGGCGGCCGGCCCCAGGGCAGGGGCGACGGGCCCGGCGCCTGCAAGGCCTGCAAGGCCCGCTCCGCCGCCCGCGCGCGCGCCGGTGCCGGTGGACGACGACGAGGAGGTCATCGTCGGGGAGGAGCTGCCGGCGTCGGAGAAGACGCAGCGCACGTCGCTGGCGGACCTCATCCGCGAGCGCGAGGAGCAGGCGAAGCGCCGCCGGGGTGGCGGCGCGGGCACGGCCGCGGCGGGAGAGAAGCCCAAGGCGCCCGCGGGCGGCGTGCTGGACGACCTGGACTACCTCTTCGGGCAGGCGGCGCGCGAGGAGCCGGACCGGCTGGAGGAGCTGGAGCGCCGCTTCTGGGCGCTGATGCGCATCATGGCGCGCAAGGGCCTGCTGACGAACGAGGAGTTCCGGCGCGAGCTGGATGACGAGGCCGGCGAGGGCTGA
- a CDS encoding ATP-binding protein, whose protein sequence is MKSEVRAVRPPGTPTPDAFQAFFDALDEPAAICDAALRVAAVNPALRRFCESHGMGVDDVEEALAGASAPEDGQSHEVDLVLASGTSLVLTLSRKADTVAVRARVDTEVISGRLVVAERALLEQARTEGVLLDLGRSVAEVGGEEELVAAVARGVKELFPSRSFCIRIVDARTGGLTSLYAEGRLKEGAHEPLVLFQRSVEKTNLALSALPQGRVSISEEVPLLFHGSTRAVSAPLVASGQLFGAINMEYPDGLDADIAHDERVLLQLASQVAVAVKNAKLIDELTFVRKYLEELLEKANALILVVNRDKQVVVFNQALSALTGLAKEQVLGRDLSSLVADSEQLRLAPVLAAAMRGESVNNFETRLLTREGGEVRVSFATSSMLTQPGEVEGVIAIGQDVTVVKELEKRIIHAEKLASIGQLAASVVHEINNPMTAVATYADALLQRSRLTPGANPADQEKLRKILESSHRILRFTRDLVSYARPAQDRPERVALNAVVDMAVGFCEHVVSQARVTVHREYAGDVPPLAAVRANLVQVFVNLITNACHAMPPGGAVHLVTAQEGQEAVVRVRDTGTGIEPRNLSRIFEPFFTTKPEGRGTGLGLSICQGIVENHGGRLSVESTVGQGTTFTVRLPLAVD, encoded by the coding sequence ATGAAGAGTGAGGTCCGCGCCGTGCGCCCGCCCGGGACCCCGACTCCCGACGCCTTCCAGGCCTTCTTCGACGCGCTGGACGAGCCCGCGGCCATCTGTGACGCCGCCCTGCGCGTCGCGGCCGTGAACCCCGCGCTGCGCCGCTTCTGCGAGTCGCACGGCATGGGCGTGGACGACGTGGAGGAGGCCCTGGCGGGCGCCAGCGCCCCGGAGGACGGCCAGTCCCACGAGGTGGACCTGGTGCTGGCGAGCGGCACGTCGCTGGTGCTCACCCTGTCGCGCAAGGCGGACACCGTGGCGGTGCGCGCCCGCGTGGACACGGAGGTCATCAGCGGCCGGCTGGTGGTGGCGGAGCGGGCCCTGCTGGAGCAGGCGCGCACCGAGGGCGTGCTGCTGGACCTGGGCCGCAGCGTGGCGGAGGTGGGCGGCGAGGAGGAGCTGGTGGCCGCGGTGGCGCGCGGGGTGAAGGAGCTGTTTCCCAGCCGCTCCTTCTGCATCCGCATCGTGGATGCGCGCACCGGCGGGCTCACGTCGCTCTACGCCGAAGGCCGGCTCAAGGAGGGCGCGCACGAACCGCTGGTGCTCTTCCAGCGCTCGGTGGAGAAGACGAACCTGGCGCTCTCCGCCCTGCCGCAGGGCCGGGTGTCCATCTCCGAAGAGGTGCCGCTGCTCTTCCACGGCAGCACCCGCGCGGTGAGCGCCCCGCTGGTTGCCAGCGGCCAGCTCTTCGGCGCCATCAACATGGAGTACCCGGACGGCCTGGACGCGGACATCGCGCACGACGAGCGCGTGCTGCTCCAGCTGGCCTCCCAGGTCGCCGTGGCGGTGAAGAACGCCAAGCTCATCGACGAGCTGACGTTCGTGCGCAAGTACCTGGAGGAGCTGCTGGAGAAGGCCAACGCGCTCATCCTGGTGGTGAACCGGGACAAGCAGGTGGTGGTCTTCAACCAGGCGCTGAGCGCGCTCACCGGCCTCGCCAAGGAGCAGGTGCTGGGCAGGGATTTGTCCTCGCTGGTGGCGGACAGCGAGCAGCTGCGCCTGGCCCCCGTGCTGGCGGCGGCCATGCGCGGCGAGTCCGTGAACAACTTCGAGACGCGCCTGCTCACCCGCGAGGGCGGCGAGGTGCGCGTGTCCTTCGCCACCTCCTCCATGCTCACCCAGCCGGGGGAGGTGGAGGGCGTCATCGCCATTGGCCAGGACGTCACGGTGGTGAAGGAGCTGGAGAAGCGCATCATCCACGCGGAGAAGCTGGCCTCCATCGGGCAGCTCGCGGCCAGCGTGGTGCATGAAATCAACAACCCCATGACGGCGGTGGCCACCTACGCGGACGCGCTGCTCCAGCGCTCGCGCCTGACGCCGGGCGCGAACCCGGCGGACCAGGAGAAGCTGCGCAAGATTCTGGAGAGCAGCCACCGCATCCTGCGCTTCACCCGCGACCTGGTGAGCTACGCGCGGCCCGCGCAGGACCGGCCGGAGCGGGTGGCCCTCAACGCCGTCGTGGACATGGCGGTGGGCTTCTGCGAGCACGTCGTGTCCCAGGCGCGCGTCACCGTGCACCGCGAGTACGCGGGCGACGTGCCCCCGCTGGCCGCCGTGCGCGCCAACCTGGTGCAGGTGTTCGTCAACCTCATCACCAACGCCTGCCACGCGATGCCGCCGGGCGGCGCCGTGCACCTCGTCACCGCGCAGGAGGGGCAGGAGGCGGTGGTGCGCGTGCGCGACACCGGCACCGGCATCGAACCGCGCAACCTGTCGCGCATCTTCGAGCCCTTCTTCACCACCAAGCCGGAAGGCCGCGGCACAGGCCTGGGCCTCTCCATCTGCCAGGGCATCGTGGAGAACCACGGCGGCCGGCTCAGCGTGGAGAGCACGGTGGGGCAGGGCACCACCTTCACCGTGCGGCTGCCGCTGGCCGTGGACTGA